Proteins encoded by one window of Sorex araneus isolate mSorAra2 chromosome 3, mSorAra2.pri, whole genome shotgun sequence:
- the TRMT6 gene encoding tRNA (adenine(58)-N(1))-methyltransferase non-catalytic subunit TRM6 isoform X1: MEGSGEQPGPPPAPPVDHRIRDGDFVVLKREDVFKAVQVQRRKKVTFEKQWFYLDNVIGHSYGTTFEVTNGGSLQLKKKKEEPTSEIKEAGTDNRNIIDDGKSQKLTQDDIKALKDKGIKGEEIVQQLIENSTTFRDKTEFAQDKYIKKKKKKYEAIVTVLKPSTRILSTMYYAREPGKINHMRYDTLAQMLTLGNIRAGNKMIVMETCAGLVLGAMMERMGGFGSIIQLYPGGGPVRAATACFGFPKSFLSGLYEFPLNKVDSLLNGTFSAEVLSSEPKDGALVEESNGMLEEKQASEQENEDSVAEAPESNHPDEQETVEIVSQDPEQKEPKEGGSKKDYIQEKQRRQEEQRKRHLEAAALLSERNADGLIVASRFHPTPLLLSLLDFVAPSRPFVAYCQYKEPLLECYTKLRERGGVINLRLSETWLRNYQVLPDRSHPKLLMSGGGGYLLSGFTVAMDSLNADPAPKPSTSTLESPSTEEPASKRRKGPESDS, translated from the exons ATGGAGGGCTCCGGGGAGCAGCCGGGCCCACCGCCCGCGCCCCCCGTGGACCACCGCATCCGCGACGGCGACTTCGTGGTGCTGAAACGGGAAGATGTGTTCAAAGCCGTGCAAGTGCAAAGGAGAAA AAAAGTAACCTTTGAAAAACAGTGGTTTTATCTGGATAATGTAATTGGCCACAGTTATGGAACCACATTTGAAGTGACCAATGGTGGAAGTCTTCAGcttaagaagaagaaggaagagccTACTTCAG AGATCAAAGAAGCGGGCACTGATAATCGAAATATAATTGATGATGGGAAATCACAGAAACTTACTCAAGATGACATAAAAGCTTTAAAGGACAAAGGCATTAAAGGAGAG GAAATAGTTCAGCAGTTAATTGAAAATAGCACAACATTTCGAGACAAGACAGAATTTGCTCAGGATAAGtacattaaaaagaagaaaaagaa GTACGAGGCCATCGTTACTGTTCTGAAGCCATCCACCCGCATTCTTTCAACTATGTATTATGCGAGAGAACCTGGAAAAATTAA CCACATGAGGTATGACACACTAGCCCAGATGCTCACGTTGGGAAACATCCGTGCTGGCAATAAGATGATTGTAATGGAGACATGTGCGGGCTTGGTGCTAGGTGCCATGATGGAGCGAATGGGAG GTTTTGGCTCCATTATTCAGCTGTACCCTGGAGGGGGGCCTGTCCGTGCGGCAACGGCGTGTTTTGGATTCCCCAAGTCTTTCCTCAGTGGCCTATATGAATTCCCACTTAATAAAGTGGACAGTCTCCTAAATGGAACATTTTCTGCTGAGGTGTTATCCTCAGAGCCCAAAGATGGTGCTTTAGTTGAGGAAAGTAATGGCATGCTGGAGGAAAAACAGGCTTCTGAACAAGAGAACGAAGACAGCGTGGCAGAGGCCCCGGAGAGCAATCACCCTGATGAACAAGAAACAGTGGAGATCGTTTCTCAAGACCCGGAACAGAAGGAGCCTAAGGAGGGAGGAAGCAAAAAGGATTAT atTCAGGAAAAGCAGAGGAGACAAGAAGAGCAGAGGAAAAGACATTTAGAGGCCGCTGCTCTGCTGAGTGAAAGAAACGCAGATGG TTTGATCGTAGCTAGCCGATTCCACCCCACGCCGCTGTTGCTCTCTCTGCTGGACTTCGTGGCCCCCTCCCGACCGTTCGTGGCCTACTGTCAATATAAAGAG CCTCTGTTGGAATGCTACACGAAGCTGCGGGAGAGAGGAGGGGTCATCAACCTCAGGCTGTCGGAGACCTGGCTCCGGAACTACCAG GTTTTACCGGATCGAAGTCATCCCAAGCTACTGATGAGCGGAGGTGGGGGCTACCTTCTCTCGGGCTTCACCGTGGCCATGGattccctgaatgcagaccccGCCCCGAAACCCAGCACGAGCACTTTAGAGTCTCCCAGCACAGAAGAGCCCGCCAGTAAGAGACGGAAGGGCCCCGAGTCTGACTCTTAG
- the TRMT6 gene encoding tRNA (adenine(58)-N(1))-methyltransferase non-catalytic subunit TRM6 isoform X2, translating to MVEVFSLRRRRKSLLQEIVQQLIENSTTFRDKTEFAQDKYIKKKKKKYEAIVTVLKPSTRILSTMYYAREPGKINHMRYDTLAQMLTLGNIRAGNKMIVMETCAGLVLGAMMERMGGFGSIIQLYPGGGPVRAATACFGFPKSFLSGLYEFPLNKVDSLLNGTFSAEVLSSEPKDGALVEESNGMLEEKQASEQENEDSVAEAPESNHPDEQETVEIVSQDPEQKEPKEGGSKKDYIQEKQRRQEEQRKRHLEAAALLSERNADGLIVASRFHPTPLLLSLLDFVAPSRPFVAYCQYKEPLLECYTKLRERGGVINLRLSETWLRNYQVLPDRSHPKLLMSGGGGYLLSGFTVAMDSLNADPAPKPSTSTLESPSTEEPASKRRKGPESDS from the exons ATGGTGGAAGTCTTCAGcttaagaagaagaaggaagagccTACTTCAG GAAATAGTTCAGCAGTTAATTGAAAATAGCACAACATTTCGAGACAAGACAGAATTTGCTCAGGATAAGtacattaaaaagaagaaaaagaa GTACGAGGCCATCGTTACTGTTCTGAAGCCATCCACCCGCATTCTTTCAACTATGTATTATGCGAGAGAACCTGGAAAAATTAA CCACATGAGGTATGACACACTAGCCCAGATGCTCACGTTGGGAAACATCCGTGCTGGCAATAAGATGATTGTAATGGAGACATGTGCGGGCTTGGTGCTAGGTGCCATGATGGAGCGAATGGGAG GTTTTGGCTCCATTATTCAGCTGTACCCTGGAGGGGGGCCTGTCCGTGCGGCAACGGCGTGTTTTGGATTCCCCAAGTCTTTCCTCAGTGGCCTATATGAATTCCCACTTAATAAAGTGGACAGTCTCCTAAATGGAACATTTTCTGCTGAGGTGTTATCCTCAGAGCCCAAAGATGGTGCTTTAGTTGAGGAAAGTAATGGCATGCTGGAGGAAAAACAGGCTTCTGAACAAGAGAACGAAGACAGCGTGGCAGAGGCCCCGGAGAGCAATCACCCTGATGAACAAGAAACAGTGGAGATCGTTTCTCAAGACCCGGAACAGAAGGAGCCTAAGGAGGGAGGAAGCAAAAAGGATTAT atTCAGGAAAAGCAGAGGAGACAAGAAGAGCAGAGGAAAAGACATTTAGAGGCCGCTGCTCTGCTGAGTGAAAGAAACGCAGATGG TTTGATCGTAGCTAGCCGATTCCACCCCACGCCGCTGTTGCTCTCTCTGCTGGACTTCGTGGCCCCCTCCCGACCGTTCGTGGCCTACTGTCAATATAAAGAG CCTCTGTTGGAATGCTACACGAAGCTGCGGGAGAGAGGAGGGGTCATCAACCTCAGGCTGTCGGAGACCTGGCTCCGGAACTACCAG GTTTTACCGGATCGAAGTCATCCCAAGCTACTGATGAGCGGAGGTGGGGGCTACCTTCTCTCGGGCTTCACCGTGGCCATGGattccctgaatgcagaccccGCCCCGAAACCCAGCACGAGCACTTTAGAGTCTCCCAGCACAGAAGAGCCCGCCAGTAAGAGACGGAAGGGCCCCGAGTCTGACTCTTAG